GGCAAAGTATGAGCCAATCATGAATATTGAAAATAAATTATACGACAAAGCATCCCCAACCAGGTTACCAGGAAATCAGTATAACCATGACACCATAGGGATGCTTGCCCTTGATGCCAATGGTAATTTATCAGGTGCTTGTACCACAAGTGGCATGGCCTTTAAATTGCATGGACGTGTCGGTGACAGTCCTATTATTGGTGCAGGCCTTTATGTAGACAATGAAGTTGGCGGAGCGACTTCGACCGGTGTCGGTGAAGAAGTGATCCGCAATGTAGGCAGTTTCCTTGTCGTTGAATTAATGCGTCAGGGTTATCCACCAGAAGAAGCTTGTAAAGAAGCAGTAATGCGCATCATTAAAAAGAAACCGGCAAAAGCCAAAGAAATCCAGGTAGGCTTTTTAGCGTTAAATAAAAAAGGACAATACGGAGCTTATGCAATTCAAAAGGGATTCAGCTATGCGATTTGTAACGCGGAAAACAAAGACCTGCTGATTCCTGGAAAAAGTTATTATTAAAATTGACTGCTATGATTGAAATGGAAGTTTGCGCCAACTCTGTAAGCTCTGCACTGGAGGCACAACTTGGAGGCGCAAAACGGGTAGAATTATGTGCAAGCCTGACTG
The sequence above is drawn from the Pedobacter cryoconitis genome and encodes:
- a CDS encoding N(4)-(beta-N-acetylglucosaminyl)-L-asparaginase is translated as MFDRRKFIKCSALSASLLAIDKSGMANILPPSSAAAAGKPIVISTWDFGIAANHAAWEVLSTGGRALDAVEKGVQVPEADPKNQSVGYGGLPDRDGKVTLDACIMDDLGNCGSVAALEHIMHPISVARLVMEKTPHVMLAGDGALQFALENGFKKIDLLTPESEKAWKEWLKTAKYEPIMNIENKLYDKASPTRLPGNQYNHDTIGMLALDANGNLSGACTTSGMAFKLHGRVGDSPIIGAGLYVDNEVGGATSTGVGEEVIRNVGSFLVVELMRQGYPPEEACKEAVMRIIKKKPAKAKEIQVGFLALNKKGQYGAYAIQKGFSYAICNAENKDLLIPGKSYY